In Candidatus Zixiibacteriota bacterium, one genomic interval encodes:
- a CDS encoding M14 family metallopeptidase, whose protein sequence is MIAFRIFLTLALLVASTASATKAGKLTLSFDHYFDGPEMTRSLEQLNAAYPNLTELRIIGTSEEGRDIHLLTINNNKTGKDTEKPGVYVDGTIHGNEVQAAEVCLYLAWYLLESYDSNESIKELVDSRAFYIIPVVNVDQRWRFFTDAGHYNKGRTAMVPYDDDRDGLADEDSSEDLDGDGEILRMRVADPFGGYKTHPDDPRVMVRVEPGEIGQWRRLGSEGIDNDGDGRLNEDGPGYLDMNRNYGFKWQPPYVQSGAGDFPMSSKPTKATSDFIITKPNICFNFAFHNSGGMWVRGPGSKLAGFYPPSDVKVYDFLGKEGEKITPGYDYIIGGQDMYTTHGDFDEWMFSNNGIFGFVGELFMSEQERYRKQEPKKSEDEDDSQYYGGTPAEERQLFSDNLTQGEMYTPWKKFDHPQFGEVEIGGWRTFTTRMPPPFLMLEMVHRNASMVIFTARHAPVVSLELLDVTDLGGGLKRVRVRASNRNAIPTLSSTAVRHKIYRKDILRIDGVEVVSGGIIEDRFLNRVSSLEHRPHMIFTSVPSFGRRDVQWIVRGKGKAKVTFEAIKARNKSLTIDL, encoded by the coding sequence CCCGAACCTCACCGAACTCCGGATTATCGGCACCAGTGAAGAAGGCCGCGACATTCATTTGCTTACTATCAACAACAACAAGACAGGCAAAGACACGGAGAAACCGGGTGTCTACGTCGACGGTACCATTCACGGTAACGAGGTTCAGGCCGCCGAAGTCTGTCTCTATCTGGCCTGGTATCTCTTGGAAAGCTATGACTCGAATGAGTCGATCAAAGAACTTGTCGACAGCCGCGCCTTCTACATTATACCGGTGGTCAATGTGGACCAACGCTGGCGATTCTTCACCGACGCCGGCCACTACAACAAGGGTCGCACTGCCATGGTACCTTATGATGACGACCGTGACGGCCTGGCTGATGAAGATTCATCGGAAGACCTGGACGGTGACGGTGAGATACTTCGAATGCGCGTGGCCGATCCATTCGGTGGCTACAAGACCCATCCGGATGATCCGCGCGTAATGGTGCGTGTCGAGCCGGGTGAGATCGGCCAGTGGCGACGCCTGGGAAGTGAAGGGATCGACAACGACGGTGATGGTCGACTCAACGAGGACGGCCCCGGCTATCTCGACATGAATCGCAACTACGGATTCAAGTGGCAGCCGCCCTACGTGCAGTCCGGCGCCGGGGATTTCCCGATGTCATCAAAGCCGACCAAGGCGACATCTGACTTTATTATTACCAAGCCGAACATCTGCTTCAATTTTGCTTTTCACAACTCAGGCGGCATGTGGGTGCGTGGACCCGGCTCCAAGCTGGCTGGCTTTTATCCACCCTCTGATGTGAAAGTGTATGATTTTCTCGGCAAGGAAGGTGAGAAAATCACACCCGGTTATGATTATATAATCGGTGGACAGGACATGTACACCACACACGGCGATTTCGACGAATGGATGTTTTCGAACAACGGCATCTTTGGCTTTGTCGGTGAACTGTTTATGAGTGAGCAGGAGCGCTACCGCAAACAGGAACCCAAAAAGTCCGAAGATGAAGATGACTCGCAGTATTATGGCGGTACGCCCGCCGAAGAACGGCAATTGTTCAGCGATAACTTGACCCAGGGGGAAATGTACACGCCCTGGAAGAAATTCGATCATCCGCAATTCGGCGAAGTTGAAATAGGTGGATGGCGAACATTCACGACGCGTATGCCACCACCGTTTCTGATGCTTGAAATGGTCCACCGTAATGCCTCGATGGTGATCTTCACGGCACGGCACGCACCGGTGGTTTCACTGGAGCTGTTGGATGTCACGGATCTGGGTGGCGGTCTCAAACGTGTGCGCGTTCGGGCGTCGAACAGAAATGCAATCCCGACCTTGTCGAGCACTGCCGTAAGGCACAAGATATATCGTAAGGACATCCTCAGGATCGACGGTGTCGAAGTTGTCTCCGGTGGTATCATCGAGGATAGGTTCCTCAACCGAGTCTCGTCGCTGGAGCATCGGCCGCACATGATTTTCACCAGTGTGCCATCTTTCGGTAGGCGTGATGTGCAGTGGATTGTCAGAGGCAAGGGCAAAGCCAAGGTGACCTTCGAAGCGATCAAGGCGAGGAATAAGTCACTGACGATTGACTTGTAG